In one Rhodococcus sp. B50 genomic region, the following are encoded:
- a CDS encoding 3-methyladenine DNA glycosylase yields MTRSLTPTDRLPILTEAEWSARRDEHHTIVDDLLAGHLARRAAGRTHPVHDFLFTYYSLRPSQLRRWHPGYGTVLLGASAVRAYRDHPGYERVVIDGEPGVRVGREVLERRADTVDFVAELLTATASRPPQLGCFGLHEWAMVYRAGADGVRHSSVPLRLGHTGTDAVVESMQLRCTHYDAFRFFTLDAVARNATAPTREEQMRSEQPGCLHAGMDLYKWCYKLLPLTDSELTVRCLRHAAAARELDMRASPYDLEDYGYSPIRIETAAGRAQYVREQSALTRRAAALREELVNRCTALQAHRTTAPENTGG; encoded by the coding sequence ATGACCCGCTCCCTCACCCCGACCGACCGCCTGCCGATCCTGACCGAGGCCGAGTGGAGCGCGCGGCGCGACGAGCACCACACCATCGTGGACGATCTGCTCGCCGGGCATCTCGCGCGCCGCGCCGCCGGTCGCACCCATCCGGTGCACGACTTCCTGTTCACCTACTACAGCCTGCGGCCGAGCCAGCTGCGGCGCTGGCATCCCGGCTACGGCACCGTACTGCTCGGCGCGAGCGCGGTGCGTGCCTATCGCGACCATCCCGGCTACGAGCGGGTCGTGATCGACGGGGAGCCGGGGGTGCGGGTGGGCCGAGAGGTGCTCGAGCGGCGCGCCGACACCGTCGACTTCGTGGCGGAACTGCTCACCGCGACCGCTTCCCGCCCGCCGCAGCTGGGCTGCTTCGGCCTGCACGAATGGGCGATGGTGTACCGGGCGGGTGCCGACGGGGTGCGGCATTCGTCGGTGCCGTTGCGGCTCGGTCATACCGGCACCGACGCGGTGGTGGAATCAATGCAGCTGCGATGCACTCATTACGACGCGTTCCGGTTCTTCACCCTCGACGCCGTCGCGCGCAACGCCACCGCACCCACCCGTGAGGAGCAGATGCGCAGCGAACAGCCGGGCTGCCTGCACGCCGGCATGGATCTGTACAAGTGGTGCTACAAGTTGTTGCCGCTGACGGATTCGGAGCTGACCGTGCGGTGCCTGCGACACGCGGCCGCAGCCCGTGAGTTGGACATGCGGGCGAGCCCGTATGATCTCGAGGACTACGGCTACTCGCCCATCAGGATCGAGACTGCCGCCGGACGCGCACAGTACGTCCGCGAGCAGTCGGCGCTCACCCGTCGCGCCGCAGCTCTGAGAGAAGAGCTGGTGAATCGATGTACCGCCCTACAGGCGCACAGAACCACTGCGCCCGAAAATACTGGCGGGTAA
- a CDS encoding hemolysin family protein: protein MNDWLGIVFAVLLLAGNAFFVGAEFSLITVRRDRLETLLAQGKTRARTVIRAGEHLSLMLAGSQLGITICSILLGRVAEPAIAHLIEVPLHAIGVPDALLHPIAFTLGLTIVVVLHILLGEMVPKNIAIAGPERAAMILVPIHLLFMRPARPVIAFYNLCANATLRAARIDPKDELDTSVSAVELTEMIGESRSEGLLDEEEHERLTRALATGGRTVTDVMIPLARVRTVPHPGGGPTLGDVEHAVTTTGFSRYPTRRPDGTITGYVHIKDVLDLVREPSTGPETVIPAAVIRPLPTIGIADGLDDALGALRRSNAHLAGVIDTTGTLRGIVALEDLVEEFVGTVRDATHRVADPLGNRPRTTAPRSTEREP, encoded by the coding sequence ATGAACGACTGGCTCGGAATCGTCTTCGCCGTGCTGCTGCTCGCCGGCAACGCCTTCTTCGTCGGCGCCGAGTTCTCCCTCATCACCGTCCGCCGCGACCGGCTCGAGACCCTGCTCGCGCAGGGCAAGACCCGCGCCCGCACCGTCATCCGGGCCGGTGAACACCTCTCGCTCATGCTCGCCGGCTCCCAGCTCGGCATCACGATCTGCTCGATCCTGCTCGGCCGCGTCGCCGAACCCGCCATCGCGCACCTGATCGAGGTGCCCCTGCACGCGATCGGGGTGCCCGACGCGCTGCTGCACCCGATCGCGTTCACCCTCGGGTTGACCATCGTGGTGGTCCTGCACATCCTGCTCGGCGAGATGGTGCCGAAGAACATCGCCATCGCCGGCCCCGAACGCGCCGCGATGATCCTCGTGCCGATCCACCTGCTGTTCATGCGCCCCGCCCGGCCGGTCATCGCCTTCTACAACCTGTGTGCCAACGCCACCCTGCGCGCGGCACGCATCGACCCGAAGGACGAACTCGACACCTCGGTGTCCGCGGTGGAGCTGACCGAGATGATCGGCGAATCCCGGTCCGAGGGGTTGCTCGACGAGGAGGAACACGAGCGCCTCACCCGTGCCCTGGCCACCGGCGGCCGTACCGTCACCGACGTGATGATCCCTCTCGCCCGGGTGCGCACCGTGCCCCACCCGGGAGGGGGCCCGACCCTCGGGGACGTCGAGCATGCCGTCACCACGACCGGCTTCTCGCGGTATCCCACCCGGCGTCCCGACGGGACGATCACCGGGTATGTCCACATCAAGGACGTGCTCGATCTGGTCCGGGAGCCGTCCACCGGCCCCGAGACCGTCATCCCCGCCGCGGTGATCCGTCCGCTGCCCACCATCGGGATCGCCGACGGTCTCGACGACGCCCTCGGTGCCCTGCGGCGCAGCAACGCGCATCTGGCCGGGGTGATCGACACCACCGGCACACTGCGCGGCATCGTCGCCCTCGAGGACCTCGTGGAAGAGTTCGTCGGGACGGTCCGCGACGCCACCCACCGCGTCGCGGACCCGCTGGGCAACCGGCCCCGCACGACCGCACCCCGATCGACCGAACGAGAACCATGA
- a CDS encoding hemolysin family protein gives MSVLLDIAALLGFVALTAGTALFVAAEFSLTALERSTVDAHAHTGDRRARQVQHAHRTLSFQLSGAQLGITITTLITGYLAEPILAQFFTPLFDALGLSTDIAATVSLILALLIATSFSMVFGELVPKNIAIARPMGTARATAGLQLAFSLLFRWAILGLNGAANHLVRRLGIEPAEELRSARSPQELGSLVRASARSGALDEHTARLVYRSLQFGDRTAEDLMTPRSTVESLDRNATVLDLIELSARTGYSRFPIVDGDLDAPLGVVHVKHAFTVPGPARGTTAVGALARRVPTVPSTLDGDTVMERVRSDGMQVALVVDEYGGTAGLITMEDLVEEIVGDVRDEHDETELDAHRDGDGWSCTGLLRTDELAQLTGYHAPDGDYETLAGLILTELGRIPEIDDEIQLPLRRDERDLTWYARILGMDGHRIDRVLLVPGPAPDAEDDSGTAGEDDSGTAGEDDSGTAGEDPSPATGEGGEQR, from the coding sequence ATGTCCGTCCTGCTCGACATCGCCGCCCTCCTCGGCTTCGTGGCGCTCACCGCCGGCACCGCACTGTTCGTCGCCGCCGAGTTCTCCCTGACCGCCCTCGAACGCAGCACCGTCGACGCGCACGCGCACACCGGCGACCGCCGCGCCCGTCAGGTGCAGCACGCCCACCGCACCCTGTCCTTCCAGCTGTCCGGCGCCCAACTCGGCATCACCATCACCACCCTGATCACCGGCTATCTCGCCGAACCCATCCTCGCGCAGTTCTTCACCCCGCTGTTCGACGCGCTCGGCCTGAGCACCGACATCGCCGCGACCGTCTCGCTGATCCTCGCGCTGCTCATCGCCACCAGCTTCTCCATGGTCTTCGGCGAACTCGTCCCCAAGAACATCGCCATCGCCCGCCCGATGGGCACCGCCCGCGCCACCGCGGGCCTCCAACTGGCGTTCTCGCTGCTGTTCCGCTGGGCGATCCTCGGTCTCAACGGTGCCGCCAACCACCTCGTGCGGCGCCTCGGCATCGAACCGGCCGAAGAACTGCGCTCGGCGCGGTCCCCACAAGAACTCGGCTCCCTGGTGCGCGCCTCGGCGCGCAGCGGCGCCCTCGACGAGCACACCGCCCGCCTGGTCTACCGGTCGCTGCAGTTCGGGGACCGCACCGCCGAAGACCTCATGACCCCGCGTAGCACCGTCGAGAGCCTGGACCGGAACGCGACGGTGCTCGATCTCATCGAGTTGTCCGCCCGCACCGGTTACTCCCGCTTCCCGATCGTCGACGGCGACCTCGACGCCCCGCTCGGGGTGGTCCACGTCAAACACGCCTTCACCGTGCCCGGCCCGGCGCGCGGCACCACCGCCGTCGGCGCCCTCGCCCGACGCGTGCCCACCGTGCCGTCCACCCTCGACGGCGACACCGTGATGGAACGGGTGCGCTCCGACGGCATGCAGGTCGCCCTCGTCGTCGACGAATACGGCGGCACCGCCGGACTGATCACCATGGAAGACCTCGTCGAGGAGATCGTCGGCGACGTCCGCGACGAGCACGACGAGACCGAACTCGACGCGCACCGCGACGGGGACGGCTGGTCGTGTACGGGGCTGCTGCGCACCGACGAGCTCGCGCAGCTCACCGGCTACCACGCCCCCGACGGTGACTACGAAACCCTCGCCGGGTTGATCCTCACCGAACTCGGCCGCATCCCCGAGATCGACGACGAGATCCAGCTGCCGCTGCGCCGCGACGAACGCGACCTCACCTGGTACGCGCGCATCCTCGGGATGGACGGGCACCGCATCGACCGAGTGCTGCTCGTGCCCGGCCCCGCCCCCGACGCCGAGGACGACTCCGGCACCGCCGGTGAGGACGACTCCGGCACCGCCGGTGAGGACGACTCCGGCACCGCCGGTGAGGACCCGTCCCCCGCGACCGGCGAGGGCGGTGAGCAGCGATGA
- a CDS encoding class I SAM-dependent methyltransferase has protein sequence MSGGEGPEHGGGERVPSRWEEMVAENPAHSSWYVERFRTMVAQGQDTVGEARLIDAMVPRGARILDAGCGPGRLGGYLHRAGHTVVGVDVDPVLIAAAEEDHPGPRWLVGDLAELDLPARGVAADFDVIVCAGNVMTFVAPSTRVAVLRAFAAHLGPRGRVVIGFGAGRDYPFDVFFADAAAAGLAAQLRLATWDLRPFSDDAEFLVAVLGRA, from the coding sequence ATGAGCGGCGGCGAGGGTCCGGAACACGGGGGCGGCGAGCGGGTGCCGAGCCGGTGGGAGGAGATGGTGGCGGAGAATCCGGCGCATTCGTCGTGGTATGTGGAGAGGTTCCGCACCATGGTCGCCCAGGGGCAGGACACGGTCGGGGAGGCTCGGCTGATCGATGCGATGGTGCCGCGCGGAGCGCGGATCCTCGACGCCGGGTGCGGGCCGGGCCGGCTCGGTGGGTATCTGCACCGGGCCGGGCACACGGTGGTCGGGGTCGATGTCGATCCGGTGCTGATCGCGGCGGCGGAGGAGGATCATCCGGGGCCGCGGTGGCTGGTCGGGGATCTGGCCGAGCTGGATCTGCCGGCCCGCGGGGTCGCCGCGGACTTCGATGTGATCGTGTGCGCGGGCAATGTGATGACCTTCGTGGCGCCGTCGACGCGGGTGGCGGTGTTGCGGGCGTTCGCGGCGCATCTGGGTCCGCGGGGCCGGGTGGTGATCGGTTTCGGGGCGGGCCGCGACTATCCCTTCGACGTGTTCTTCGCCGACGCGGCCGCCGCGGGTCTGGCGGCGCAGCTGCGGTTGGCGACCTGGGATCTGCGGCCGTTCAGCGACGACGCGGAGTTTCTGGTGGCGGTGCTGGGACGGGCGTAG